One Pelobates fuscus isolate aPelFus1 chromosome 8, aPelFus1.pri, whole genome shotgun sequence genomic window carries:
- the LOC134570999 gene encoding uncharacterized protein LOC134570999 translates to MAGSANNQEIRKRLSEYTPGSTRYLVGHGYSRVCVQLFGMTGHGKSSLINSCMCVIYDKEFENMANAGKSNNPITMERREFKLQRNVCISDNRGVNKLTKDEYHEVTAQLCKLRSASEVNWENGLEHAINRFLERLNNPPTEIIVPVLVCSATWFLNDETVEQILPFLTETKEITGIFPIIVLTKYKNTEIQAQQTLRIFENRGANHVIGIENYTTTDSRRNLEKDTNILKFVEICLQEADRIIFLKQGKSPLEDFLMHAVKHIRAISEREIEKKDKEIEDLEKKMNKQKASVAKEMKINVNLKKELAELKTKMGKP, encoded by the exons ATGGCGGGATCTGCTAATAATCAAGAGATACGGAAGAGGCTGTCTGAGTACACCCCTGGGTCCACTCGATATCTGGTAGGACACGGATACAGTCGAGTTTGTGTGCAGCTCTTTGGGATGACAGGACACGGCAAATCATCCCTTATTAACTCCTGTATGTGCGTCATATATGACAAGGAATTTGAAAATATGGCGAATGCGGGAAAATCCAATAATCCGATTACCATGGAGAGAAGAGAATTTAAACTGCAAAGAAACGTGTGCATCTCAGATAACCGTGGTGTTAATAAACTAACCAAAGACGAATATCATGAAGTTACAGCTCAACTAT GCAAGCTACGGAGTGCAAGCGAGGTGAATTGGGAGAATGGTCTGGAGCATGCAATCAATCGTTTTCTGGAAAGATTAAACAATCCTCCAACAGAGATAATCGTGCCAGTGCTTGTTTGCAG TGCTACATGGTTTCTTAACGATGAGACCGTTGAACAAATCTTGCCTTTTCTGACAGAGACTAAAGAAATAACAG GGATCTTTCCAATTATTGTTCttactaaatataaaaatacggAAATTCAGGCACAGCAGACGTTAAGGATTTTTGAGAATCGTGGAGCTAATCATGTAATTGGCATCGAAAACTACACAACTACAGATTCCAGGCGCAATTTGGAGAAAGACACAAATATTCTAAAATTTGTGGAGATCTGCCTGCAGGAAGCGGACCGCATCATTTTCTTGAAACAGGGTAAAAGCCCCCTCGAAGACTTTCTAATGCATGCCGTCAAGCATATCAGGGCAATATCGGAGagagaaattgaaaaaaaagataAGGAAATAGAGGATTTGGagaaaaaaatgaacaaacagaaagccagtgtggcaaaagaaatgaaaataaacgTAAATTTGAAAAAAGAACTAGCGGAATTAAAGACAAAGATGGGAAAACCATAA